Proteins from a single region of Candidatus Parcubacteria bacterium:
- a CDS encoding IPT/TIG domain-containing protein (Derived by automated computational analysis using gene prediction method: Protein Homology.) gives MRHFGKKILILITLIILSGGLAATASATLNVGLEEVGSTIALSNQGPIEIATKVINIFLGLLGIIAVSLIIYAGFLWMTAGGSEDKIAQAKKILKNSAIGLLIILSSWGIAYFVLSRLTGDVFNGGSGADGCSNGSVVSCGCGGEQICSNGVWGPCLGSFCDPGSSSDPVSCDGKAEVSGCQADSNICGLDYLCDDATCECKPRSGWGEACNSDKSGSGRCEANDSLCGPYLKCNNESCLCEGPPVITAISPVGGFCSNDQDRGCNYDSDCLSGGNCDQVSPNGAANNFLTLYGYNFGSLVDISQTALTQINFESGSVGGIPASWAVRTQQKSQAGISQEAARSGTKSLKIGQAANLPYPGVCNRQVCTDLNSCTWNEFNRTCTFNQADEKNSQAPSVYREGESLFWGNTNRVMWAEATYDLAPLDLRLGDTYTIQFYYQGKNDAAINLTITPNPGWNSQCLGYDVPGTLKSGYVWDGGKVTPSVSGGEDPCLSDYGQTCADQPNNCCFNAPAQKKCYQSLNLPAIPSGETADWTLYSYTFQYTPEMASWVNSSGNKILKLAFSIGYNRTSAVGTNFYIDDFLVLKNLTNGRVSFLGADPSQTQAANFPNSLNPNCVSYWTDRQITVAVPSGAMSGPIMIEREGLGENNSDTTNDNIGPKIPDFVRNNVYRPGLCQISPEAGQLGDRVSYQGINLRDAVAYFGKYNNAYQGINSSFAVDNLSGQALAPNINSGQTTTFVERTLAGINQKSNALKFIKNKDPEAGPYISGFSPVSGPAGQYLTITGGGFGNLRGSRQVFIGNQEASYEFPEVCTSAVWSDSQIVVKIPEGLSSGYHQIRINLGNAVINSDLLAPNNAFRFDSNESLKTSLCKISPERGQVGDTVSLWGEYFGLAGSQATVVFNRGVNTSAPVQKENRADKIVTTVPISANGTPAITGPVRVLKNSEWGNELNFIVGQCTANDECGAATPVCCPTGTYKSGSCETDLLSCYFQVPNSVYETRFDTSSSGTGTETDYADCQGLASAFGTCQTGQLCPNSPGKCSPFDGSIPKIGKICGADLKPCGALTYCQGNDCLYNQVTDTCRANSCLLEQSFTYYLGDKEYSGLTSCRPYTGPDGQTALVKHLKVETSCPDGWQAAGQGYCVGNAPTPCDTCEVGFKCVADNYQSGDIGVCESAKICSSSGAYCGFNAQQPGQLACLIPSESSCDCCCEIGQDARDCCVPLKCGGTCGSDQSADGVGFGFCTGCTAAGNTAAERDAACNCLSTSGKFCDISKPEGICVDCGALDEAGCLEHSTQCCFDQAKQTCQGGDGTKLADGRCAYYDCDANDKTICNENPAPTGRFKKLDTCQETCPEDPRTVCDLATTEAECSQYDACCFDAKNNKCTNGTDKIIAAEGINYCAYYNCEDEVKEIVDPETGESSFETKKVCDDSTAAINGEYLGLPECRAQCAKGPNQPGNSCHSDLLTACDTSICQSPYECLGTEECGFCCCTPGDKLNENLVCVADKGNCTGGDRGLFCGCTKDEECGGDVGCGNDTCCHARPQVINVLPKNDQANVCRNAQIKIEFNEMMQIGTLANNILLVEERDYADGACPSGTLIADGGPDERSFFVRLIARVKNWFNSSPSALAALPASGKLYCAKPVELVYNPSFYNNQPATTVFLRPQELLAANARYFVLVKGDESADSNSGVLNIYGVGMKTGRAATFNIRDFNNVYVTSFETLDDKSQQNGLCEIDSVKLDPTNILLNNPDNNTTDDNPSDAKFDTVNDNDRAFYANAYSKDGQIIQPVIGYYWNWRWSLDNRSVVETVPLSGLLADRQVVRSLAGVTDNSTKIKVLVDMDGATDNISFVGNGYEAKADIQVFLCANPWPPVRNGLWQPWYDSCRDRDGRAIAGCLDYNYKFYYCRDAGEPGTADDLPLVIDPALILGSSGSLVCSTDNSPCSSAGAACGSSGTCIWSILKESYFFRETIPLAGEIWEIKSTGQGGELRLSWSSPLSLDVPIVAFKLYYGLAGSNKQSFIKTVPLGAAACSIVDQKQYCSHVVSGLIDGEKYIFRMTALTENQAESPLSGAREAFPTDTTPPAIPQGLKAELNENQLTLSWLANRDDTQYYRLFHGIFPGKRAAESFDSQNKATRITLETNNFQAGEHYFYLVAVDNSGNISLSSSEIKVTIP, from the coding sequence ATGCGCCACTTCGGAAAAAAAATCTTGATACTAATCACTTTAATTATTTTGTCTGGTGGTTTAGCGGCCACGGCTTCGGCCACTCTTAATGTTGGTTTAGAAGAAGTGGGGAGTACGATTGCTTTAAGTAATCAAGGACCAATTGAAATCGCTACGAAAGTAATTAATATTTTTCTCGGCCTCTTAGGAATTATTGCCGTTTCTTTAATAATTTATGCGGGCTTTCTCTGGATGACGGCTGGCGGCAGTGAAGACAAGATTGCTCAAGCTAAGAAAATTTTAAAAAACTCAGCGATTGGTTTATTAATAATTTTATCTTCTTGGGGAATCGCCTATTTTGTTCTTAGTCGTCTGACGGGCGATGTCTTTAATGGCGGCTCCGGTGCTGATGGCTGCTCTAATGGTAGTGTTGTTTCTTGTGGTTGTGGCGGCGAACAGATTTGTAGCAATGGTGTTTGGGGTCCTTGTTTAGGCTCTTTCTGTGATCCGGGCAGTAGCAGTGATCCAGTTTCCTGTGATGGGAAGGCAGAAGTAAGTGGTTGCCAAGCCGATAGCAACATCTGTGGTCTCGATTATTTATGCGATGATGCCACTTGCGAATGTAAGCCCCGTTCGGGTTGGGGAGAGGCCTGTAATAGTGATAAAAGTGGCAGCGGCCGCTGCGAAGCTAATGATAGTTTATGCGGCCCCTATTTAAAGTGTAATAATGAGTCCTGTCTTTGCGAAGGGCCCCCGGTAATTACGGCCATTAGTCCCGTCGGTGGCTTTTGTAGCAACGATCAAGATCGGGGCTGTAATTATGATTCTGATTGTCTCTCTGGCGGTAACTGTGACCAAGTTTCACCTAATGGCGCCGCCAATAATTTTTTAACTCTTTACGGTTATAACTTTGGTTCACTCGTTGATATTTCCCAAACAGCTTTAACACAGATTAATTTTGAGTCTGGCAGTGTGGGCGGCATACCAGCTTCTTGGGCTGTGAGGACGCAGCAAAAATCTCAGGCAGGAATAAGTCAGGAAGCCGCTCGCTCGGGCACTAAGAGTCTTAAAATTGGGCAAGCCGCTAATCTCCCTTATCCTGGAGTTTGTAATCGTCAGGTCTGTACCGATTTAAATAGTTGTACTTGGAATGAGTTTAATCGGACTTGTACTTTTAACCAGGCCGATGAAAAAAATAGTCAAGCCCCGTCAGTTTATCGGGAGGGCGAGTCTTTATTTTGGGGCAACACCAATAGGGTTATGTGGGCCGAAGCGACTTACGACCTGGCTCCCCTAGATTTGCGCCTTGGCGACACCTACACTATTCAATTTTATTATCAAGGGAAAAATGATGCGGCTATTAACCTAACTATTACGCCTAACCCTGGTTGGAATAGTCAATGCCTTGGTTATGATGTCCCCGGCACTTTGAAATCTGGTTATGTTTGGGATGGCGGGAAGGTTACCCCCTCGGTCAGTGGTGGAGAAGATCCTTGTCTCTCAGATTACGGTCAGACTTGCGCCGATCAGCCTAATAATTGCTGCTTTAATGCGCCGGCGCAAAAAAAATGTTATCAATCTTTAAATTTACCGGCCATTCCTTCTGGAGAAACGGCTGACTGGACTCTCTATTCTTATACTTTTCAATACACCCCCGAGATGGCGTCGTGGGTAAATAGTAGTGGTAATAAAATTCTTAAACTTGCTTTCAGTATTGGTTATAATCGCACCAGTGCGGTCGGAACGAATTTTTATATTGATGATTTTTTGGTCCTTAAAAATTTAACTAACGGTCGCGTCTCTTTTTTAGGGGCCGATCCTAGCCAAACTCAAGCGGCCAACTTCCCTAATTCTTTAAATCCCAACTGTGTTAGCTATTGGACGGACCGGCAGATAACCGTTGCGGTTCCCTCCGGGGCGATGTCAGGACCAATAATGATTGAACGTGAAGGCCTCGGGGAAAATAATTCTGATACGACTAATGATAATATTGGCCCCAAAATACCGGACTTTGTTCGCAATAATGTTTATCGTCCGGGCCTTTGTCAAATTAGCCCCGAAGCGGGTCAGTTAGGCGATCGCGTTTCTTATCAAGGAATTAACTTAAGAGATGCGGTTGCTTATTTTGGTAAGTATAATAATGCCTACCAGGGAATTAATTCTTCTTTTGCCGTTGATAATTTATCCGGACAGGCTCTCGCTCCAAATATTAATTCTGGCCAGACCACGACTTTTGTGGAGCGGACTTTAGCTGGCATTAATCAAAAAAGCAATGCTTTAAAATTTATTAAAAACAAGGATCCGGAAGCGGGGCCTTATATTTCTGGTTTTTCGCCCGTCTCTGGTCCGGCCGGCCAATACTTAACGATTACCGGCGGTGGCTTTGGTAATCTTCGTGGCAGCCGTCAGGTTTTTATTGGTAATCAAGAAGCGTCTTACGAATTTCCGGAAGTTTGTACGAGTGCCGTTTGGAGCGATAGTCAGATAGTTGTAAAAATCCCTGAAGGTTTAAGCTCTGGCTATCATCAAATTAGAATTAATTTAGGCAACGCGGTGATTAACTCGGATTTACTGGCGCCTAATAATGCTTTTCGTTTTGATTCGAACGAGTCTTTAAAAACTAGTCTTTGTAAAATTAGCCCGGAGCGCGGCCAAGTTGGCGATACGGTTTCTTTGTGGGGGGAATATTTTGGATTGGCGGGAAGCCAGGCAACTGTGGTCTTTAATCGCGGCGTCAATACTTCGGCGCCGGTTCAGAAAGAAAATCGAGCCGATAAAATTGTTACGACGGTGCCGATTAGCGCCAATGGCACGCCGGCAATTACCGGTCCCGTTCGCGTTTTAAAAAATAGTGAGTGGGGAAATGAACTTAATTTTATTGTTGGTCAATGTACGGCTAATGATGAATGTGGCGCGGCGACCCCTGTTTGTTGCCCGACCGGAACTTATAAATCCGGTTCTTGTGAAACAGATTTATTATCTTGTTATTTCCAAGTCCCTAATTCCGTTTACGAAACCCGTTTTGACACCTCTTCTTCAGGGACTGGTACGGAAACTGATTATGCGGATTGTCAGGGCTTAGCTTCGGCTTTTGGTACTTGTCAGACCGGACAGCTCTGTCCTAATTCTCCAGGGAAGTGCTCTCCTTTTGATGGCTCAATTCCTAAAATTGGAAAAATTTGTGGCGCGGATTTAAAGCCTTGCGGCGCCCTTACCTATTGTCAGGGCAATGATTGTTTATATAACCAGGTCACCGACACTTGTCGCGCCAATAGTTGTTTATTAGAACAAAGCTTCACTTATTATCTAGGTGATAAAGAGTATAGCGGCCTGACTTCTTGTCGTCCTTATACTGGGCCCGATGGCCAAACCGCTCTAGTCAAACATTTAAAGGTGGAAACTTCTTGTCCCGATGGCTGGCAAGCTGCTGGTCAAGGCTATTGCGTTGGTAATGCACCGACCCCTTGTGACACCTGCGAGGTCGGATTTAAGTGCGTGGCCGATAATTACCAAAGTGGTGATATTGGCGTTTGTGAGTCGGCTAAAATTTGTAGCAGTTCAGGGGCCTATTGTGGCTTTAATGCTCAGCAGCCTGGACAGTTGGCCTGTTTAATTCCGTCTGAATCTTCTTGTGATTGTTGTTGTGAGATTGGTCAAGATGCACGAGACTGTTGCGTACCTTTAAAATGTGGCGGGACTTGTGGTAGCGACCAGAGCGCCGATGGCGTTGGCTTCGGTTTCTGTACCGGCTGTACCGCTGCTGGCAACACAGCGGCCGAGCGCGATGCCGCTTGTAATTGTTTGTCAACGAGCGGTAAATTCTGTGATATTAGTAAACCGGAAGGCATTTGTGTTGATTGTGGCGCTTTAGATGAGGCTGGCTGCTTAGAGCACAGCACTCAGTGCTGTTTTGACCAGGCAAAACAAACTTGTCAGGGCGGCGATGGAACGAAATTAGCCGATGGGCGCTGTGCTTACTATGACTGTGACGCCAATGATAAAACTATTTGTAATGAGAATCCCGCGCCGACCGGAAGATTTAAGAAATTAGATACTTGCCAGGAAACTTGCCCCGAAGATCCGAGAACGGTTTGTGATTTAGCAACCACTGAGGCCGAGTGCTCACAATATGATGCTTGTTGCTTTGACGCTAAAAACAATAAGTGTACCAATGGTACGGATAAAATTATCGCCGCCGAAGGAATTAATTATTGCGCTTACTATAATTGCGAAGATGAAGTTAAAGAAATTGTTGATCCGGAAACCGGTGAGTCATCTTTTGAAACTAAAAAAGTTTGTGATGATAGTACGGCAGCTATTAATGGCGAATATTTAGGTTTGCCCGAGTGTCGCGCCCAGTGTGCTAAGGGGCCCAATCAACCCGGTAATTCTTGCCACTCCGATCTATTAACAGCTTGCGATACTAGTATTTGTCAGTCGCCCTATGAATGTTTGGGGACGGAAGAGTGTGGTTTCTGCTGCTGTACGCCTGGAGATAAGCTCAATGAGAACCTGGTTTGTGTGGCTGATAAAGGTAATTGTACCGGCGGTGATCGTGGCCTCTTTTGTGGTTGCACCAAGGATGAGGAGTGTGGCGGCGATGTTGGTTGCGGTAATGATACTTGTTGTCATGCTCGTCCGCAAGTGATTAATGTTTTACCGAAAAACGATCAGGCGAATGTTTGTCGCAATGCGCAAATTAAAATAGAGTTCAATGAGATGATGCAGATTGGCACTTTAGCTAATAATATTTTATTAGTTGAAGAGAGAGATTACGCTGATGGTGCCTGTCCGTCGGGAACACTAATTGCCGATGGTGGCCCCGATGAGCGCTCATTTTTTGTCAGATTAATTGCCCGGGTGAAAAATTGGTTTAATTCGTCGCCATCAGCTTTGGCAGCCCTGCCAGCTTCGGGGAAATTATATTGCGCTAAACCGGTAGAACTAGTTTATAATCCCTCCTTCTATAATAATCAGCCGGCCACGACGGTTTTCTTACGCCCTCAGGAATTGTTAGCGGCTAATGCCCGTTACTTTGTCCTAGTTAAAGGAGATGAGAGTGCTGACAGCAATAGTGGCGTCTTAAATATTTATGGGGTGGGGATGAAGACTGGTCGGGCAGCAACTTTTAATATTCGTGATTTCAATAATGTTTACGTAACGAGTTTTGAGACCTTAGATGACAAGTCTCAACAGAACGGTTTGTGTGAAATTGACTCCGTAAAATTAGATCCGACTAATATTCTCTTAAATAATCCCGATAATAATACTACCGATGATAATCCTAGCGATGCTAAATTTGATACTGTGAATGATAATGATCGAGCTTTTTATGCTAACGCTTATAGTAAAGATGGTCAGATAATTCAGCCAGTCATCGGTTATTATTGGAATTGGCGTTGGTCTTTAGATAATCGGTCGGTGGTGGAGACAGTACCTTTAAGTGGACTTTTGGCTGATCGTCAGGTGGTGCGTAGTTTAGCGGGGGTTACTGATAATAGCACCAAGATTAAAGTCCTGGTTGATATGGATGGCGCGACTGACAATATTTCTTTTGTCGGTAATGGTTACGAAGCAAAGGCTGACATTCAGGTTTTCCTTTGCGCTAACCCTTGGCCGCCAGTTAGAAATGGTTTATGGCAGCCGTGGTACGATAGTTGCCGTGATCGTGATGGCCGGGCTATTGCTGGTTGTCTAGATTATAATTATAAATTTTATTATTGCCGTGACGCCGGTGAGCCGGGGACGGCCGATGATTTGCCGTTAGTGATTGACCCCGCGCTCATTTTAGGCAGCTCTGGTAGCTTGGTTTGTAGCACTGATAACAGTCCTTGTTCTTCAGCTGGAGCCGCCTGTGGCAGCAGCGGAACTTGTATTTGGAGTATCTTAAAAGAATCTTATTTCTTTCGGGAAACAATTCCTTTAGCGGGAGAAATTTGGGAAATTAAAAGCACTGGTCAGGGCGGAGAATTACGCTTAAGTTGGAGCAGTCCTCTGAGCTTGGATGTCCCAATTGTTGCTTTTAAGCTATACTATGGCTTAGCAGGTAGCAATAAACAGTCATTTATAAAAACCGTTCCCTTAGGAGCAGCCGCTTGCTCAATCGTGGACCAAAAGCAATATTGCTCTCATGTGGTTAGCGGTTTGATAGATGGGGAGAAGTATATTTTTAGAATGACGGCACTCACTGAGAATCAAGCGGAAAGCCCACTTTCTGGAGCGCGCGAAGCTTTCCCTACTGATACCACCCCACCCGCTATTCCGCAGGGGCTAAAGGCAGAATTAAATGAAAATCAGTTAACCTTATCTTGGTTAGCTAATCGTGACGACACTCAGTATTACCGACTCTTTCATGGAATTTTCCCTGGAAAACGGGCGGCTGAATCTTTTGATTCCCAGAATAAAGCCACCAGAATTACTTTAGAAACAAATAATTTTCAGGCAGGAGAACATTACTTTTATTTGGTTGCCGTTGATAATTCCGGCAATATCAGTCTTAGTTCTTCAGAAATTAAAGTTACTATTCCTTAG
- a CDS encoding pilin (Derived by automated computational analysis using gene prediction method: Protein Homology.), which translates to MRGKNNLFFKKIGPIALMLVTFLLGATGVLAVTNIETGISQVDQSIALSATSPIVIVLRIIQVALGLLGIIAVSLIIYAGFLWMTSAGSEDKITQAKKILKQTVVGLLIILSSWGITYFVLEKLLETTGGTPGSESSLGRNTAGFGLSALGSCSLEAVFPEPDSKNNARNTAILITVKEPINLETVCYNSNNEACACDNTPSCNKLNFRNIQIFNTAAGNACVSNDCVGNVNQVEVSVPQDGKTLVLRPLSPLGSADGYTEYSVRLNSALEKKLTKDSLFASCASDYFEWTFEVSNKLDLTPPQVKAGGNFPPADSAADLFTVTTGAKMAQAKITVDSCPRPYQIATGSISPRGAAAAATLAVDPSYSGVITDFIAQIKEGQMQLFSGNAALGTSPIVDNKATFAGYFVITPESIVEGNSWSLRVSPVRAADSVTVANKTYIFVDSKSGAGNEIVLPEICAPVATAEKIALTLSGNENVNVSSLGNEITLFSKEPGAAGNNLLLATNSDALRLSPFSGGLDKNELYTIRGLKDQPMNTVIRVDFNEPVNPMVLSGQADEVAPFVRLVNSDPQARPAGHNCGAPKDCLSYNCQASLCVGNYISGDFSLTNNYQSLEFVSDRECGVNSCGEKIYCLPANSHLALQIEAANLKKCQSHSDCQILAPYSECQAPENVCRNNTTATNYPQADPLNLDGVVDLAFNSFDGNRDGRADGRPQGVYNYFVDGESDFSKRDGYEFSFFINGEINLVPPKISLASPRLAESGVLATRPVVIDFNDLMMARTLATGAVTLDNGLAETEHKLINLRSSVNQPLGYWLKNENKELGNPDGQPDYTSLRIEHTDFFESITYITQIGSGVKNIYQNCFKPSIGPACLSLSEDNPSCCFGSETNILDAAGNCVR; encoded by the coding sequence ATGAGAGGAAAAAATAATCTTTTTTTTAAAAAAATTGGACCAATAGCTTTAATGCTGGTTACTTTTTTATTAGGAGCAACCGGTGTTTTGGCGGTCACTAATATTGAAACGGGGATTAGTCAGGTTGATCAGAGCATTGCCTTGTCTGCCACCTCGCCAATTGTTATTGTTTTACGAATAATTCAAGTGGCTTTGGGCCTCTTGGGAATTATTGCCGTGTCTTTAATAATTTATGCTGGCTTTCTCTGGATGACCTCTGCTGGCAGCGAGGACAAGATTACCCAAGCCAAGAAAATTTTAAAACAAACCGTTGTCGGCCTATTAATTATTCTTTCTTCTTGGGGGATCACTTATTTTGTTTTAGAGAAACTGTTGGAAACGACGGGTGGGACTCCTGGTTCAGAGTCAAGCCTGGGTCGCAATACGGCTGGTTTTGGTTTGAGTGCTCTGGGGTCTTGTTCACTAGAAGCGGTTTTTCCGGAGCCCGATAGTAAAAATAATGCCCGCAATACAGCGATTTTAATTACGGTCAAAGAACCGATAAATTTAGAGACCGTTTGCTATAACAGTAATAATGAGGCCTGCGCTTGTGATAATACACCGAGTTGCAATAAGCTTAATTTCCGTAATATTCAAATCTTTAATACCGCCGCCGGCAATGCCTGTGTTAGTAATGATTGTGTGGGCAATGTTAATCAGGTGGAAGTGTCGGTTCCTCAAGATGGAAAAACTTTAGTTTTACGGCCGCTTAGTCCTTTAGGCAGTGCCGATGGTTATACGGAGTATAGTGTTCGCCTAAACTCGGCTCTTGAGAAAAAATTAACTAAAGACTCGTTGTTTGCTTCTTGCGCTAGTGATTATTTTGAGTGGACTTTTGAAGTTAGTAATAAATTAGATTTAACCCCACCGCAAGTTAAAGCGGGGGGTAATTTTCCGCCGGCCGATTCGGCTGCGGACTTATTTACGGTGACCACGGGGGCGAAGATGGCTCAGGCGAAGATAACGGTTGATTCTTGCCCGCGCCCTTATCAGATTGCTACCGGAAGTATTAGCCCTCGCGGGGCCGCCGCCGCCGCTACTCTAGCGGTTGATCCCAGTTATTCGGGGGTGATTACCGATTTTATTGCCCAAATAAAAGAAGGGCAAATGCAGCTTTTCAGTGGTAATGCCGCTTTAGGCACCAGCCCAATAGTGGATAATAAGGCGACTTTTGCCGGCTACTTTGTTATTACTCCAGAGTCAATAGTTGAGGGCAATTCTTGGTCTCTGAGAGTTTCTCCGGTTCGAGCGGCCGACTCTGTTACGGTTGCTAATAAAACTTATATTTTTGTTGACAGTAAATCTGGCGCCGGGAATGAAATTGTTTTGCCGGAAATCTGTGCTCCGGTGGCGACCGCGGAAAAAATAGCGCTCACTTTAAGTGGCAATGAAAATGTGAATGTTTCCAGTTTAGGAAATGAAATCACCTTATTTTCCAAGGAACCGGGAGCAGCGGGGAATAATTTACTCTTAGCCACCAATAGCGATGCTTTAAGATTAAGTCCTTTTAGCGGTGGCCTCGATAAAAATGAACTCTATACGATTAGGGGGCTAAAGGACCAGCCCATGAATACTGTTATCCGGGTGGACTTTAATGAACCGGTGAATCCAATGGTTCTTTCTGGGCAAGCTGACGAGGTCGCGCCTTTTGTCCGTCTGGTAAATAGCGATCCCCAAGCCAGACCAGCCGGTCATAATTGTGGCGCGCCGAAAGATTGCTTGTCTTATAATTGCCAAGCCTCTCTTTGTGTGGGCAACTATATTAGTGGCGATTTTTCTTTAACTAACAATTATCAATCTTTAGAATTTGTTTCCGATCGAGAGTGTGGCGTTAATAGTTGTGGTGAAAAAATTTATTGTCTGCCGGCTAACAGCCACTTAGCTCTGCAGATTGAGGCGGCTAATTTAAAAAAATGTCAGTCCCATTCTGATTGCCAAATCCTCGCGCCTTATTCCGAGTGTCAAGCGCCGGAAAATGTTTGTCGCAATAATACGACCGCGACTAACTATCCGCAAGCCGACCCTCTGAATTTAGATGGCGTGGTTGATTTAGCTTTTAATTCTTTCGACGGTAATCGTGACGGCCGTGCCGATGGGCGTCCACAAGGGGTTTATAATTATTTTGTTGATGGAGAAAGTGATTTTTCTAAACGTGATGGCTACGAATTCTCCTTCTTTATTAACGGGGAAATTAATTTAGTTCCGCCAAAAATATCCTTAGCCTCCCCCCGTTTAGCGGAGTCTGGTGTTTTAGCGACCCGTCCAGTGGTGATTGATTTTAATGATTTGATGATGGCCCGAACTTTAGCTACTGGCGCGGTGACTTTAGATAATGGTTTGGCGGAGACGGAGCATAAATTGATTAATTTAAGAAGCTCAGTAAACCAACCATTAGGCTACTGGCTTAAAAACGAAAACAAAGAGCTGGGCAATCCTGATGGGCAGCCTGATTATACCTCTTTAAGAATTGAGCATACCGATTTTTTTGAATCAATTACTTACATTACACAAATTGGCTCGGGCGTAAAAAATATTTACCAAAATTGTTTTAAGCCCAGTATCGGGCCAGCTTGCCTAAGCTTAAGTGAAGATAATCCTTCTTGTTGCTTTGGTAGTGAAACTAATATTTTAGATGCTGCGGGCAACTGTGTCCGTTAA
- a CDS encoding RelA/SpoT family protein (Derived by automated computational analysis using gene prediction method: Protein Homology. GO_function: GO:0003824 - catalytic activity [Evidence IEA]; GO_process: GO:0015968 - stringent response [Evidence IEA]; GO_process: GO:0015969 - guanosine tetraphosphate metabolic process [Evidence IEA]), translating to MTIDRIVKKFKENHPGVNAEILWLAYDFAAAAHEGQFRKTGEPYINHALHTAYLLTEIKADLPTVTAGLLHDVPEDTEVSLEEVEKNFGPEVTSLVAGVTKLGKLKYRGIERYRENLKKMFLAMTGDIRIIFIKFCDRLNNLRTLEALPEEKRRRIAKETLEIYAPIAGMLGIWRLKWQMEDLCFKYLYPEEFHELEQEYEVERKAERNLYFQKIKDVLAPRLKGAGVDYEMEVRFKHLYSIWKKMQNKKRRFDQIYDVFAVRLIVPTINDCYKALGIVHTLWRPKPNRFKDYIAVPKPNGYQSLHTTVFGPENKAVEFQIRTQQMHEESVYGIAAHWYYKEKSSNETVDKQPHWIKEITEVQKELNSTKEFVTNVQLSVFHDRIFVFSPKGDVFELPEGATPIDFAYAVHSEIGNHATGAMINDRLGRLDQELKNGDLVEIILDKKRLHPSKDWIKFAKTKKARDHIKQYSKKSTLENIKRFIPGIK from the coding sequence ATGACGATCGACAGGATTGTAAAAAAATTTAAAGAAAACCATCCTGGAGTTAACGCCGAGATTCTTTGGTTAGCTTATGATTTTGCCGCCGCCGCTCACGAGGGCCAATTTCGAAAAACTGGCGAACCCTATATTAATCACGCCCTCCACACCGCTTATTTATTAACAGAAATTAAAGCCGATCTGCCAACGGTAACAGCCGGGCTATTACACGATGTTCCCGAAGACACCGAGGTTAGCTTGGAGGAAGTAGAAAAAAATTTTGGTCCGGAAGTCACCAGTCTTGTCGCCGGGGTGACTAAGTTGGGAAAGTTAAAATACCGCGGCATTGAACGTTACCGAGAAAATTTAAAAAAAATGTTTCTGGCCATGACCGGAGATATTAGAATTATTTTCATTAAATTTTGCGATCGCCTTAATAATCTTAGAACCTTAGAAGCTCTGCCGGAAGAAAAGCGGCGGCGCATCGCCAAAGAAACTCTAGAAATTTATGCCCCCATCGCCGGCATGTTAGGGATTTGGCGCTTAAAGTGGCAAATGGAGGATCTGTGCTTTAAATACTTGTACCCTGAAGAATTTCATGAATTGGAGCAAGAATATGAAGTCGAAAGAAAAGCGGAACGCAATCTTTATTTTCAAAAAATAAAAGATGTTTTAGCGCCGCGCTTAAAAGGGGCCGGAGTGGATTACGAAATGGAAGTTCGCTTTAAGCATCTCTATAGCATTTGGAAAAAAATGCAGAACAAGAAGCGCCGCTTTGACCAGATTTACGATGTTTTCGCCGTCCGTTTAATTGTGCCGACTATTAATGATTGTTACAAAGCGTTAGGAATCGTCCATACTTTATGGCGCCCGAAACCGAATCGCTTTAAAGATTATATTGCCGTGCCGAAACCAAATGGTTATCAATCTCTGCACACCACCGTTTTTGGTCCGGAAAATAAAGCCGTTGAATTCCAAATTCGCACCCAGCAAATGCACGAAGAGTCGGTTTATGGAATTGCCGCTCATTGGTACTACAAAGAAAAATCATCTAACGAAACGGTTGATAAGCAACCGCACTGGATTAAAGAAATTACCGAAGTTCAAAAAGAATTAAACAGTACGAAAGAGTTTGTTACCAATGTTCAGCTCAGTGTTTTTCATGACCGAATTTTTGTCTTCTCTCCTAAAGGTGATGTCTTTGAGCTCCCTGAGGGGGCGACGCCGATTGATTTTGCCTACGCTGTTCACAGTGAAATTGGGAATCATGCCACCGGCGCCATGATTAACGATCGGCTCGGCCGTTTGGACCAAGAATTAAAAAATGGCGATTTAGTTGAGATCATTCTTGATAAAAAACGCCTGCACCCAAGTAAAGACTGGATTAAATTTGCGAAAACAAAAAAAGCGCGTGATCATATTAAACAATATTCTAAAAAATCGACTCTGGAAAATATTAAACGTTTCATTCCG